Proteins encoded within one genomic window of Humulus lupulus chromosome 1, drHumLupu1.1, whole genome shotgun sequence:
- the LOC133806347 gene encoding putative U-box domain-containing protein 50 has product MDNSQAEKVHVALGNDLEDGFKTLEWTLKKWNSQPISIIILHLTFSISKDYVYTPFGKLPASAVSDKKLDVLKQYEKEKIDKLLPKYTSFCGQVKTELLKVEKCDESIHKIIIDLISRLKITKLVMGFSFLKSSPWKIKNAINGSFYVHKNKPDFCELFIICGGKLLSIKGENKRGIMEDDQGVMVAKLREKGSFKDWLGKIFIPTQPNPLEKSPRRLLSSLSINLDSPSSQTQWENCVEEIEEYFQHLLSLNLDQEEEEKEDVDQVNENFDLQSLVMELGTAGRAAIDLSGTEKIESLKAKLREAQKIVKSKRIEAMANAERRSKAERAIFLCNRRSGELQSKIKEEVNKQTELKKELEDEEDHLHETMTEVEETKKRLKSLTQLKNELSNKLHISKFAKSQSEAQLNNAVNLRSEMVREIEELRQQRDVLHRRIEFCKEKDAIGMVTRFVEPSSGCKEFTAEHIRMATNGFSERMRLKPGGDWTEVYRGRINHYMVAIKRLDSGNGMSQEDFQSKVLLLSQIRHPNLVPMIGYCTELKCIVFEYMHNGSLRDIFLREILYSRKSSAKRRIRTLRWHDRIRIAAEICSGLGFLHMAKPRPIVHGQLRLANILLDRNLSAKISGFGLSKSGDEQWIRSDIRAFGLMLMHLLTGRNWAGLVEAMTMDRAGLIRDLDEMAGKWPLDLAERLAGLTLKCLSSNRGPNMDLKLATVMEELNDLRERASDVVASGKFKVASRNGSDVSINRAVDGEDLMEVPSFFLCPIFQEVMKNPHVAVDGFSYELEAIEEWLRMGNDTSPMTNLRLKHTFLTPNHTLRTLIQDWHNKRSIPPP; this is encoded by the exons ATGGATAATAGTCAAGCAGAGAAAGTGCATGTAGCCCTTGGGAATGATTTAGAAGATGGTTTTAAGACCTTGGAGTGGACTCTCAAGAAGTGGAACTCTCAGCCAATCTCCATTATCATTCTCCATCTTACTTTCAGTATCTCCAAGGACTATGTTTACACCCCAT TTGGGAAGCTCCCTGCAAGTGCAGTTAGTGATAAGAAACTGGATGTTCTTAAACAATATGAGAAAGAAAAGATTGACAAGTTACTCCCTAAATACACATCTTTCTGTGGCCAG GTGAAGACTGAACTACTTAAAGTGGAGAAATGTGATGAGTCAATTCACAAGATCATTATAGACTTGATATCAAGACTCAAAATTACCAAATTGGTCATGGGTTTTTCATTCTTAAAGTCCTCACCATG GAAAATCAAGAATGCAATAAATGGGTCGTTTTACGTTCACAAGAACAAGCCAGATTTTTGTGAGCTTTTCATAATATGTGGAGGAAAATTACTTTCCATTAAGGGAGAGAATAAGAGAGGAATAATGGAAGATGATCAAGGTGTCATGGTAGCAAAACTTAGAGAAAAGGGTAGTTTTAAAGATTGGCTAGGAAAGATTTTCATTCCAACCCAACCAAATCCTCTAGAGAAAAGCCCTCGTCGTTTGTTATCTTCTTTATCAATTAATCTAGACTCCCCAAGTTCACAAACCCAATGGGAAAATTGTGTTGAAGAAATTGAAGAATATTTTCAACACTTGTTGTCCTTAAATTTGgatcaagaagaagaagaaaaagaagatgtTGACCAAGTGAATGAAAATTTTGATCTACAAAGTCTAGTGATGGAGTTGGGCACGGCGGGACGTGCGGCAATTGATTTG AGTGGTACAGAAAAAATTGAGTCTTTGAAAGCAAAACTGAGAGAAGCTCAAAAAATAGTCAAATCCAAGAGAATAGAAGCGATGGCCAATGCAGAAAGGCGTTCAAAAGCAGAAAGAGCTATTTTTTTATGCAATCGTCgg aGTGGTGAACTCCAATCAAAGATCAAAGAAGAGGTAAATAAGCAAACAGAGTTAAAAAAAGAGTTAGAAGATGAAGAGGATCACCTCCATGAAACCATGACCGAGGTAGAAGAAACGAAGAAGAGGCTAAAATCACTGACACAGCTCAAGAACGAGCTCTCCAACAAACTTCACATATCCAAATTTGCCAAATCTCAATCTGAGGCACAGCTAAACAACGCGGTCAACTTACGATCGGAGATGGTTAGGGAAATTGAGGAGCTGAGGCAACAGAGAGATGTTCTTCACCGTCGGATTGAGTTTTGTAAAGAGAAAGACGCCATCGGAATGGTGACCAGGTTCGTTGAACCGAGTAGCGGTTGCAAGGAGTTCACGGCGGAACATATCAGAATGGCCACTAATGGCTTCTCCGAGAGAATGAGGTTGAAGCCTGGAGGCGATTGGACTGAGGTGTATCGCGGCCGCATTAATCATTACATGGTTGCCATCAAAAGACTTGACTCTGGTAATGGAATGTCTCAAGAAGATTTTCAATCTAAG GTGTTACTGTTGAGCCAAATCAGGCACCCGAATTTGGTGCCCATGATTGGTTATTGCACTGAGCTAAAATGCATAGTATTTGAATACATGCACAATGGTAGCTTAAGGGATATTTTCTTAAGAGAGATACTCTACTCTCGCAAAAGCTCCGCCAAGAGACGGATCCGGACTCTCCGTTGGCACGACCGGATACGAATTGCTGCCGAGATTTGTTCGGGCCTGGGCTTCCTCCACATGGCCAAGCCCAGGCCCATTGTTCATGGTCAACTCAGGTTGGCCAACATTCTCCTCGACCGCAATCTCAGTGCCAAGATAAGTGGGTTTGGGCTTTCTAAAAGTGGTGACGAGCAATGGATTAGATCAGACATTCGGGCCTTTGGACTTATGCTGATGCACCTTTTGACTGGGAGGAATTGGGCTGGGCTTGTTGAGGCCATGACTATGGATAGAGCAGGTTTGATCCGGGATTTGGATGAAATGGCCGGGAAGTGGCCATTGGACCTAGCCGAGAGACTAGCGGGCCTTACGTTGAAGTGTTTGTCCAGTAACCGTGGGCCTAATATGGATTTGAAATTGGCTACTGTTATGGAAGAGCTCAACGACTTGAGGGAAAGAGCTAGTGATGTTGTGGCAAGTGGAAAATTTAAGGTGGCTAGTCGTAATGGATCTGATGTGTCAATCAATAGAGCGGTAGATGGAGAAGACCTCATGGAAGTACCGAGTTTTTTCCTATGTCCAATATTTCAG GAAGTAATGAAAAACCCACATGTGGCTGTGGATGGATTTTCATACGAGCTAGAAGCCATAGAGGAATGGCTTAGAATGGGGAATGATACATCGCCCATGACAAATTTAAGGCTCAAACACACTTTTCTTACCCCTAACCACACCCTCCGTACACTTATACAAGACTGGCATAATAAAAGATCCATTCCACCTCCCTAA
- the LOC133806355 gene encoding nucleobase-ascorbate transporter 11 isoform X2, protein MDKRSSLDFEDKAERGKKGGRGSKQDFMLPTSVDPFVPRADHYNPRELRSWAKRTGFVSNYSTETSASERNDSSAGFDLEKGHGHRADESSPKIEIDPILGRTRHNIGAEIEPASGNVNGVRRNENDGVRGLRDENQRRRIRDEPVGREDGRRVDFNGNGNEKGNEIADRDVNRVGNGNGNRNGVGIAAVNQAEEPKRDEVPLMCYGLQHYLSLAGSLIFIPLIIVPAMGGTDKDTATMISTMILVSGVTTILHSYFGTRLPLVQGSSFVYLAPALVIINAQEYRNLTDHKFRHIMRELQGAIIIGSIFQSLLGFTGLMSLLLRLINPIVVAPTVAAVGLAFFSYGFPQAGSCVEISVPLILLVLIFTLYLRGVSIFGSRVFRIYAVPLSVIIIWIYAFFLTAGGAYDYKGCSSNIPSSNILNDGCRKHAYTMQHCRTDVSNAWRTAAWVRIPYPLQWGMPIFHLRTSIIMVITSLVASVDSVGTYHTTSILLNLKPPTPGIVSRGIALEGFCSILAGLWGSGTGSTTLTENVHTVEVTKVANRRAVEFGALFLIIFSFIGKVGAILASIPLALAAATLCFMWGLTVALGLSTLQYSQTASFRNITIVGVSLFLGLSIPAYFQQYQSESSLILPSYFIPYSAASNGPVHSGSKQIDFAINALLSLNMVVTLLVAFVLDNTVPGSRQERGVYIWSHAEDIRSDPSLLEDYSLPGKNGRCLCLPKCFGG, encoded by the exons ATGGATAAAAGGTCATCCTTGGATTTTGAAGATAAGGCCGAGAGAGGGAAGAAGGGTGGCCGTGGTTCTAAACAGGACTTCATGCTTCCTACTAGCGTCGACCCTTTTGTGCCAAGAGCAGACCACTATAATCCTAGAGAGCTGAGATCTTGGGCGAAGCGAACTGGGTTTGTCTCGAATTACTCAACTGAGACCAGTGCCAGTGAGAGGAACGACAGCTCCGCTGGGTTTGATTTGGAGAAGGGTCATGGCCATAGAGCAGATGAGTCGTCTCCCAAAATCGAGATCGACCCCATTTTGGGCCGTACTAGGCATAATATAGGAGCTGAGATTGAGCCTGCTTCCGGGAATGTGAATGGAGTGAGGAGGAACGAGAATGATGGGGTTCGGGGATTAAGAGATGAGAATCAGAGGAGAAGGATTAGGGACGAACCCGTTGGTAGAGAAGATGGGAGGAGAGTTGATTTTAATGGGAACGGCAATGAGAAAGGGAATGAGATTGCAGATAGGGATGTGAATAGAGTTGGCAATGGAAATGGGAATAGGAATGGAGTTGGAATTGCAGCAGTTAATCAAGCAGAGGAGCCAAAAAGAGATGAAG TACCACTAATGTGTTACGGCCTACAGCACTATTTATCATTGGCTGGCTCTCTTATATTCATTCCCTTGATTATTGTTCCAGCTATGGGTGGAACAGAT AAAGATACTGCCACAATGATTTCAACAATGATTCTGGTTTCTGGAGTTACAACAATATTGCACTCGTACTTCGGAACTAGACTCCCACTAGTTCAGGGAAGCTCATTTGTATATTTGGCACCGGCATTGGTTATTATAAATGCTCAGGAATATAGAAATCTTACAGACCAT AAATTTCGACATATCATGAGAGAACTCCAAGGGGCTATAATCATTGGATCAATATTTCAAAGCCTCCTGGGATTTACTGGTTTAATGTCTCTTTTGTTGAG ATTGATAAACCCTATAGTGGTTGCACCAACTGTTGCTGCAGTAGGTTTAGCGTTTTTCAGTTATGGCTTTCCGCAAGCTGGTAGTTGTGTGGAAATTAGTGTTCCACTGATACTGTTGGTTCTTATATTTACCCTG TACCTTCGTGGAGTATCCATCTTTGGGAGTCGTGTATTTAGAATTTATGCG GTTCCCCTAAGTGtaattattatatggatatatgcaTTTTTTTTGACGGCTGGTGGTGCATATGATTACAAAGGCTGCAGCTCCAACATACCAAGTTCAAACATACTAAATGATGgatgtagaaaacatgcatataCCATGCAGCATTGTAGGACAGATGTTTCCAATGCATGGAGAACGGCTGCATGGGTTAGGATTCCCTATCCTCTTCAGTGGGGCATGCCCATCTTCCATTTGCGGACCTCAATTATTATGGTCATAACATCACTTGTTGCATCAGTGGATTCG GTTGGTACATACCACACAACATCTATTCTACTCAATTTGAAGCCTCCAACACCAGGAATTGTGAGCAGAGGGATTGCATTGGAGGGTTTCTGCAGTATTTTAGCCGGACTTTGGGGCTCTGGAACTGGGTCCACAACCTTAACGGAAAATGTGCATACTGTTGAAGTCACAAAGGTGGCTAATAGAAGGGCCGTGGAATTTGGAGCACTTTTTCTTATCATTTTCTCATTTATAG GAAAAGTTGGTGCCATTCTTGCTTCTATACCGCTGGCCTTAGCTGCTGCTACACTCTGCTTCATGTGGGGGCTTACTGTGGCTTTGGGTCTCTCAACTTTGCAATATAGTCAAACAGCAAGTTTTAGAAACATAACAATAGTTGGTGTTTCCTTATTCCTTGGTTTGTCTATCCCTGCTTATTTTCAACAATATCAATCCGAATCCAGCTTAATTCTGCCCAGTTATTTCATTCCTTACTCTGCAGCATCGAATGGGCCAGTTCATTCTGGTAGTAAACAA ATTGATTTTGCTATAAATGCACTTTTGTCATTGAATATGGTGGTGACACTCTTGGTTGCTTTCGTGCTGGACAACACTGTCCCAGGTAGTCGGCAAGAACGAGGGGTGTATATATGGTCACACGCAGAAGATATCAGAAGTGATCCATCTTTACTTGAAGATTATTCTTTGCCAGGGAAAAATGGCCGATGTTTATGTTTGCCAAAATGCTTTGGGGGGTGA
- the LOC133806355 gene encoding nucleobase-ascorbate transporter 11 isoform X1, producing the protein MDKRSSLDFEDKAERGKKGGRGSKQDFMLPTSVDPFVPRADHYNPRELRSWAKRTGFVSNYSTETSASERNDSSAGFDLEKGHGHRADESSPKIEIDPILGRTRHNIGAEIEPASGNVNGVRRNENDGVRGLRDENQRRRIRDEPVGREDGRRVDFNGNGNEKGNEIADRDVNRVGNGNGNRNGVGIAAVNQAEEPKRDEGKDEMDVEMNSIPDGEELAHGGWRGPTGIKCGPRDNPGFVPLMCYGLQHYLSLAGSLIFIPLIIVPAMGGTDKDTATMISTMILVSGVTTILHSYFGTRLPLVQGSSFVYLAPALVIINAQEYRNLTDHKFRHIMRELQGAIIIGSIFQSLLGFTGLMSLLLRLINPIVVAPTVAAVGLAFFSYGFPQAGSCVEISVPLILLVLIFTLYLRGVSIFGSRVFRIYAVPLSVIIIWIYAFFLTAGGAYDYKGCSSNIPSSNILNDGCRKHAYTMQHCRTDVSNAWRTAAWVRIPYPLQWGMPIFHLRTSIIMVITSLVASVDSVGTYHTTSILLNLKPPTPGIVSRGIALEGFCSILAGLWGSGTGSTTLTENVHTVEVTKVANRRAVEFGALFLIIFSFIGKVGAILASIPLALAAATLCFMWGLTVALGLSTLQYSQTASFRNITIVGVSLFLGLSIPAYFQQYQSESSLILPSYFIPYSAASNGPVHSGSKQIDFAINALLSLNMVVTLLVAFVLDNTVPGSRQERGVYIWSHAEDIRSDPSLLEDYSLPGKNGRCLCLPKCFGG; encoded by the exons ATGGATAAAAGGTCATCCTTGGATTTTGAAGATAAGGCCGAGAGAGGGAAGAAGGGTGGCCGTGGTTCTAAACAGGACTTCATGCTTCCTACTAGCGTCGACCCTTTTGTGCCAAGAGCAGACCACTATAATCCTAGAGAGCTGAGATCTTGGGCGAAGCGAACTGGGTTTGTCTCGAATTACTCAACTGAGACCAGTGCCAGTGAGAGGAACGACAGCTCCGCTGGGTTTGATTTGGAGAAGGGTCATGGCCATAGAGCAGATGAGTCGTCTCCCAAAATCGAGATCGACCCCATTTTGGGCCGTACTAGGCATAATATAGGAGCTGAGATTGAGCCTGCTTCCGGGAATGTGAATGGAGTGAGGAGGAACGAGAATGATGGGGTTCGGGGATTAAGAGATGAGAATCAGAGGAGAAGGATTAGGGACGAACCCGTTGGTAGAGAAGATGGGAGGAGAGTTGATTTTAATGGGAACGGCAATGAGAAAGGGAATGAGATTGCAGATAGGGATGTGAATAGAGTTGGCAATGGAAATGGGAATAGGAATGGAGTTGGAATTGCAGCAGTTAATCAAGCAGAGGAGCCAAAAAGAGATGAAGGTAAAGATGAAATGGATGTGGAAATGAATTCAATTCCAGATGGTGAAGAGCTTGCTCATGGAGGGTGGCGTGGGCCAACCGGAATCAAATGTGGCCCTAGGGACAATCCGGGGTTTG TACCACTAATGTGTTACGGCCTACAGCACTATTTATCATTGGCTGGCTCTCTTATATTCATTCCCTTGATTATTGTTCCAGCTATGGGTGGAACAGAT AAAGATACTGCCACAATGATTTCAACAATGATTCTGGTTTCTGGAGTTACAACAATATTGCACTCGTACTTCGGAACTAGACTCCCACTAGTTCAGGGAAGCTCATTTGTATATTTGGCACCGGCATTGGTTATTATAAATGCTCAGGAATATAGAAATCTTACAGACCAT AAATTTCGACATATCATGAGAGAACTCCAAGGGGCTATAATCATTGGATCAATATTTCAAAGCCTCCTGGGATTTACTGGTTTAATGTCTCTTTTGTTGAG ATTGATAAACCCTATAGTGGTTGCACCAACTGTTGCTGCAGTAGGTTTAGCGTTTTTCAGTTATGGCTTTCCGCAAGCTGGTAGTTGTGTGGAAATTAGTGTTCCACTGATACTGTTGGTTCTTATATTTACCCTG TACCTTCGTGGAGTATCCATCTTTGGGAGTCGTGTATTTAGAATTTATGCG GTTCCCCTAAGTGtaattattatatggatatatgcaTTTTTTTTGACGGCTGGTGGTGCATATGATTACAAAGGCTGCAGCTCCAACATACCAAGTTCAAACATACTAAATGATGgatgtagaaaacatgcatataCCATGCAGCATTGTAGGACAGATGTTTCCAATGCATGGAGAACGGCTGCATGGGTTAGGATTCCCTATCCTCTTCAGTGGGGCATGCCCATCTTCCATTTGCGGACCTCAATTATTATGGTCATAACATCACTTGTTGCATCAGTGGATTCG GTTGGTACATACCACACAACATCTATTCTACTCAATTTGAAGCCTCCAACACCAGGAATTGTGAGCAGAGGGATTGCATTGGAGGGTTTCTGCAGTATTTTAGCCGGACTTTGGGGCTCTGGAACTGGGTCCACAACCTTAACGGAAAATGTGCATACTGTTGAAGTCACAAAGGTGGCTAATAGAAGGGCCGTGGAATTTGGAGCACTTTTTCTTATCATTTTCTCATTTATAG GAAAAGTTGGTGCCATTCTTGCTTCTATACCGCTGGCCTTAGCTGCTGCTACACTCTGCTTCATGTGGGGGCTTACTGTGGCTTTGGGTCTCTCAACTTTGCAATATAGTCAAACAGCAAGTTTTAGAAACATAACAATAGTTGGTGTTTCCTTATTCCTTGGTTTGTCTATCCCTGCTTATTTTCAACAATATCAATCCGAATCCAGCTTAATTCTGCCCAGTTATTTCATTCCTTACTCTGCAGCATCGAATGGGCCAGTTCATTCTGGTAGTAAACAA ATTGATTTTGCTATAAATGCACTTTTGTCATTGAATATGGTGGTGACACTCTTGGTTGCTTTCGTGCTGGACAACACTGTCCCAGGTAGTCGGCAAGAACGAGGGGTGTATATATGGTCACACGCAGAAGATATCAGAAGTGATCCATCTTTACTTGAAGATTATTCTTTGCCAGGGAAAAATGGCCGATGTTTATGTTTGCCAAAATGCTTTGGGGGGTGA